A part of Prosthecobacter sp. SYSU 5D2 genomic DNA contains:
- a CDS encoding FkbM family methyltransferase encodes MRRFFQVYWALARVWPFVRGRDFMLRNILRRPAWRDALAGRSSRVQVRAGFSMCVNPGNDFISMGLKLFGNIEPVTEAFILAHVPPGGGFADIGANVGYFTLRVATGRPGATVHAFEPNPPIATLLEESVQLNGLRGRVIVNRLAVGNVPGVLPFCLHETNTGHSRLAADGATGDIQVPVIVWDEWWSQQRPEPRIHCVKMDIEGAELLALHGMTGFLQRQKPALIVEAYDHQLREFGCSREKLQQFILGLGYQEARPADGNFYFTHPLA; translated from the coding sequence ATGAGACGTTTTTTCCAGGTTTACTGGGCGCTTGCCCGTGTCTGGCCGTTCGTGCGGGGGCGTGACTTCATGCTCAGGAACATCCTCCGCAGGCCCGCCTGGCGGGATGCGCTCGCGGGCCGTTCCTCGCGGGTTCAGGTGCGGGCTGGTTTTTCCATGTGCGTCAATCCGGGCAATGACTTCATTTCCATGGGGCTGAAGCTGTTTGGCAACATTGAACCGGTGACTGAGGCGTTCATTCTCGCTCATGTACCGCCGGGCGGCGGGTTTGCAGACATTGGTGCCAATGTCGGTTACTTCACCCTGCGGGTGGCCACCGGACGTCCAGGGGCCACGGTCCATGCCTTTGAGCCCAATCCGCCCATTGCCACGCTGCTGGAGGAAAGCGTGCAGTTGAACGGTCTGAGAGGTCGGGTCATCGTCAACCGCCTTGCCGTGGGCAATGTCCCTGGCGTCCTGCCCTTCTGTTTGCATGAGACCAACACCGGGCATTCCCGTCTGGCTGCGGACGGTGCCACGGGGGATATCCAGGTGCCGGTCATTGTCTGGGATGAATGGTGGAGTCAGCAACGGCCCGAGCCGCGTATCCACTGCGTGAAAATGGACATCGAAGGAGCTGAACTCCTGGCTCTGCACGGCATGACCGGCTTCCTGCAACGGCAGAAACCCGCCCTCATCGTTGAGGCCTATGACCATCAGCTCCGCGAATTTGGTTGCAGCCGGGAAAAGTTGCAGCAGTTCATACTCGGCCTCGGTTACCAGGAGGCACGGCCTGCCGATGGCAATTTTTACTTCACTCATCCTTTAGCCTGA
- a CDS encoding FkbM family methyltransferase, whose amino-acid sequence MLCLTNWREGVNYLDNFILGELRHPEVEKMLRSADAGEVIEVGVNVGITSRWWLTLNPDLHVIGIDMMQEALDYTGRCMSVLNLGSHWYPVLGAVGDAEGRMTVRFDDPMEGTNSLDNPMGGIQRTVEINTLDAYLQRAPMKKPLLLKLDIEGHASPALRGASSLLQTVRWVVVEIHHDEELAQSAELLTRQGFGLRHFYGRTMWWMRLD is encoded by the coding sequence ATGCTCTGCCTTACCAACTGGCGGGAAGGCGTCAATTACCTGGATAACTTCATCCTCGGTGAACTGCGCCACCCGGAGGTGGAAAAAATGCTCCGTTCCGCGGATGCTGGCGAAGTCATCGAGGTCGGGGTCAATGTCGGCATCACCTCACGCTGGTGGCTCACGCTGAATCCCGATCTCCATGTCATCGGCATAGACATGATGCAGGAGGCCCTGGACTACACGGGACGCTGCATGAGCGTCTTAAACCTGGGCAGCCACTGGTATCCTGTCCTCGGAGCAGTTGGCGACGCCGAAGGCCGGATGACGGTCCGTTTCGACGATCCCATGGAAGGCACCAACAGCCTGGATAACCCCATGGGCGGTATTCAGCGCACGGTTGAGATCAATACCCTGGACGCCTATTTGCAGCGTGCCCCGATGAAGAAACCGCTGCTGCTGAAACTGGACATCGAGGGCCATGCCTCCCCGGCCCTGCGCGGAGCATCCAGTCTCTTGCAAACCGTCCGTTGGGTGGTTGTCGAAATCCACCATGATGAGGAGCTGGCCCAGTCCGCAGAACTGCTGACCCGGCAGGGTTTCGGCCTGCGTCACTTTTACGGCAGAACCATGTGGTGGATGCGGCTGGACTGA
- a CDS encoding exosortase/archaeosortase family protein, translating into MTALFKSHGWPLALCGIALLLLVGWQPYAAGYGEFRLTIGRELVIRWLDPTWEHGFLAPFIAGWLVWRQRAALAALPARGSAWGLLIMVVAMLFYYAGYKANNYYFGAFGIQWFVAGVVLWIWGVGHSKRLFFAWLMLGFTWPLVFLEESVGYRLRVLMVESVSMVLNFIQVDTIRDGTALTSAPDAASGHALGQLFSLKVDGPCSGMRSLFALLMVSALFGYFSQRTLWRRLVIFACSLPLAIIANMARIFILLGGSVVFGQDFAVGNEDKEVSTFHFVSGIAVYLVALLGLQTVAVLLNRFAGPDQPRESLLAGKAAQPLSAAFVLRPWVMAALVLAAIAGCRLSPEVTAGSQAGVVMELPTGIGRFVGDAEEPDKVEKELLPADTQIVKKRYRTLSSPDMRDVANVTLVLSGAERRSIHRPEVCLDGQGWTLLESRVIPVEIFPGRILEVKDLHIERIWVAPDGSRKPLRAHYVYWFVGTDVTTPHNATRVWLSSWDNITRNVNHRWAYPSVTAWVTENFDPAETGQRRRSSEETMEVILTLIKNLTPRFQTSFMTEGRPAH; encoded by the coding sequence ATGACCGCCTTATTCAAAAGCCATGGGTGGCCGCTCGCCCTCTGTGGCATTGCCCTGCTGCTGCTCGTCGGCTGGCAGCCGTATGCCGCAGGGTATGGCGAATTCCGTCTCACCATCGGGAGGGAACTGGTCATCCGCTGGCTGGACCCTACCTGGGAGCACGGTTTCCTGGCTCCGTTCATCGCGGGCTGGCTGGTGTGGCGTCAGCGCGCGGCCTTGGCCGCGCTGCCGGCCAGAGGCAGTGCCTGGGGACTGCTGATCATGGTGGTGGCCATGCTGTTTTACTACGCGGGATACAAGGCCAATAACTATTACTTCGGGGCCTTTGGCATCCAGTGGTTTGTGGCAGGTGTCGTCTTGTGGATTTGGGGCGTGGGGCACTCGAAGCGTTTGTTCTTTGCCTGGCTCATGCTCGGCTTCACCTGGCCTCTGGTCTTTTTGGAAGAAAGTGTCGGCTACCGCCTGCGGGTCCTGATGGTGGAAAGTGTCTCCATGGTTCTGAACTTCATCCAGGTGGATACCATCCGCGACGGCACTGCTCTGACCTCAGCACCTGATGCCGCTTCCGGCCATGCCTTGGGGCAGCTTTTCAGCCTGAAAGTGGACGGTCCATGCAGTGGCATGCGGTCCCTCTTTGCCTTGCTGATGGTTTCGGCTCTTTTCGGTTACTTCAGCCAAAGAACCTTGTGGCGTCGCCTGGTTATTTTCGCGTGCAGCCTGCCTTTGGCCATCATCGCCAACATGGCGCGCATCTTTATTTTGTTAGGCGGCTCCGTGGTTTTTGGCCAGGACTTCGCGGTCGGTAATGAGGACAAGGAAGTTTCCACCTTCCACTTTGTCTCCGGCATCGCCGTTTATCTCGTCGCCCTTTTGGGATTGCAGACCGTCGCAGTCCTCCTGAACCGCTTCGCCGGTCCGGATCAGCCTCGTGAGTCATTGCTTGCGGGAAAGGCTGCTCAGCCTCTCTCCGCTGCTTTTGTTTTACGCCCCTGGGTCATGGCTGCCCTGGTCCTGGCTGCCATCGCCGGCTGCCGCCTTTCGCCCGAAGTCACTGCGGGCAGCCAGGCCGGGGTGGTCATGGAACTCCCCACTGGCATTGGCCGCTTCGTGGGCGATGCCGAAGAGCCTGACAAAGTCGAAAAAGAGCTTCTGCCTGCCGATACTCAGATCGTTAAAAAGCGCTACCGCACACTATCCTCCCCAGACATGCGGGATGTGGCCAACGTCACCCTCGTGCTGTCCGGTGCCGAGCGCCGAAGCATCCACCGTCCCGAAGTCTGCCTGGACGGACAGGGCTGGACGCTGCTGGAGTCCCGTGTCATTCCTGTGGAGATCTTCCCCGGCCGCATCCTGGAGGTAAAGGACCTCCACATCGAGCGCATCTGGGTGGCCCCTGACGGCAGCCGCAAACCCCTGCGTGCGCACTATGTTTACTGGTTTGTCGGCACAGATGTCACCACTCCCCACAATGCCACACGGGTCTGGCTCAGCAGTTGGGACAACATCACCCGCAACGTCAATCACCGCTGGGCCTACCCCAGCGTCACCGCCTGGGTCACAGAAAATTTCGATCCGGCAGAAACCGGCCAGCGCCGCCGGAGTTCAGAAGAAACCATGGAGGTCATCCTCACGCTGATCAAAAATCTGACACCCCGCTTTCAAACTTCTTTCATGACGGAAGGCCGGCCCGCTCATTAA
- a CDS encoding PfkB family carbohydrate kinase produces MTAAHLESFSKARILVIGDVMLDHFIWGAVRRISPEAPVPIVEVTKETTFPGGAANVARNLSAFTPHAYLMGRVGRDSSAGELRRLLHEEGVNTDPMLESSVLPTIAKTRIIARQQHVVRVDRETIEKLSAEELKEVCQKVDAMLPDLDGLIIEDYGKGFVTQAFVDQVLGLAKSAGKLVTVDPSPRNPLSWRGASLVKPNRLEAFAAAGILDHRTPGPPLEDRRLLEVGEQLLDQWAVGKVLVTLGELGMMLFQRDLAPLHIPTRAREVYDVSGAGDTAIAFLTLAMAAGFSAEAAADIANHASGIVVGKLGTARVMKDELLQAFED; encoded by the coding sequence GTGACCGCCGCCCATCTCGAATCCTTTTCAAAAGCCCGTATTCTTGTGATCGGGGATGTCATGCTGGACCATTTCATCTGGGGGGCGGTGAGGCGGATCTCTCCTGAGGCGCCTGTGCCCATCGTGGAAGTGACCAAGGAAACCACCTTCCCGGGGGGGGCAGCCAACGTCGCACGCAACCTGTCCGCCTTCACACCCCATGCTTACCTCATGGGCCGAGTTGGCCGGGACAGTTCCGCAGGAGAACTGCGCCGCCTTTTGCATGAGGAAGGCGTCAATACGGACCCCATGCTGGAGAGCAGCGTGCTGCCCACCATCGCCAAAACGCGCATCATCGCCCGCCAGCAGCACGTCGTGCGGGTGGACCGGGAGACGATTGAAAAACTCTCCGCCGAGGAGCTCAAAGAGGTCTGCCAGAAAGTGGACGCCATGCTGCCTGATCTGGACGGCCTCATCATTGAGGACTATGGCAAAGGATTCGTCACCCAGGCTTTTGTGGACCAGGTCCTTGGCCTGGCTAAGTCCGCTGGCAAGCTCGTCACCGTGGATCCTTCACCGCGCAATCCCCTGAGCTGGCGCGGTGCTTCGTTGGTGAAGCCCAACCGGCTGGAGGCCTTTGCCGCCGCTGGCATCCTGGATCATCGCACGCCCGGCCCCCCGCTGGAGGACCGCCGTCTGCTGGAAGTGGGAGAGCAATTGCTGGATCAATGGGCGGTCGGCAAAGTGCTCGTCACCCTCGGTGAGCTGGGCATGATGCTGTTTCAGCGTGATCTGGCCCCGCTTCACATCCCCACCCGTGCGCGTGAAGTGTATGACGTGTCCGGGGCAGGGGATACGGCCATTGCCTTCCTCACCCTCGCCATGGCAGCAGGTTTCAGTGCCGAGGCTGCGGCGGACATTGCCAACCACGCCAGCGGCATCGTCGTTGGCAAGCTGGGCACCGCCCGCGTGATGAAAGACGAGCTTCTGCAAGCCTTCGAAGACTGA
- a CDS encoding glycosyltransferase family 4 protein, whose product MDPAFRASRPTAQSLCLALPFLLEKGWQMELWCLHHDEALDPRVKVRLLPRARWLRLLEPLWFWLAAFCLLTIRRWRGHNEDIVHTSGPDIPGADVMSLHFHNRTWIGLQVHELSHSFKDRLKILHTVIGFIQETVALSSKRWRILLPVSEGLAKRVRPQLSPDKSVLVLPNLLDEKRFNLSVRPLHRAALRTRLQADDRDYIFIFVSTGHYHRKGLWPAARAIRACREMARKECGLNLRFLVVGAGDRAQQSLIPQLNELVPGWRDWIQLVPPVTDVESWYAASDAFLFPSRYETFSLVALEASACGLPLLITPYDGHEMYLKEGINGCLLPWDQEGVDACLADFLRSGRHSMKPGPASSLNAAAYAARLDEIYTGLLQARA is encoded by the coding sequence ATGGACCCCGCTTTTCGCGCCAGCCGGCCCACCGCGCAGAGCCTTTGCCTGGCTCTTCCTTTTCTTCTGGAGAAAGGCTGGCAGATGGAGCTTTGGTGCCTGCACCATGATGAGGCGCTGGACCCGCGGGTCAAAGTGCGGCTGCTGCCGCGCGCACGCTGGCTCCGTCTGCTGGAGCCATTGTGGTTTTGGCTGGCGGCCTTCTGCCTGCTCACCATCCGCCGATGGCGTGGTCATAATGAAGACATCGTCCACACCAGCGGGCCGGACATTCCAGGCGCGGATGTCATGTCTCTGCATTTTCACAACCGGACCTGGATCGGCCTTCAGGTGCATGAGCTGTCCCATTCTTTTAAAGACCGCCTCAAGATTCTGCACACGGTCATCGGCTTCATCCAGGAAACGGTGGCCCTGAGCTCGAAACGCTGGCGCATCCTTCTACCTGTCTCCGAGGGCCTGGCCAAACGCGTCCGCCCCCAGCTCTCTCCGGACAAATCAGTTCTGGTGTTGCCTAACTTATTGGATGAAAAACGCTTCAATCTTTCCGTCCGGCCGCTTCACCGGGCCGCGCTACGCACCCGGCTTCAGGCAGATGACCGGGATTACATCTTCATCTTTGTCAGCACCGGCCATTACCACCGCAAAGGCCTTTGGCCAGCCGCTCGCGCCATCCGTGCATGCCGGGAAATGGCCCGTAAGGAATGCGGCCTGAATCTGCGCTTTCTCGTCGTCGGGGCAGGGGACCGGGCACAGCAGTCCCTCATTCCCCAGTTGAATGAACTGGTGCCTGGCTGGCGTGACTGGATTCAACTTGTGCCTCCAGTCACGGATGTGGAAAGCTGGTACGCGGCCTCAGACGCCTTTCTCTTTCCTTCGCGGTATGAGACCTTTTCCCTCGTCGCACTGGAGGCTTCCGCCTGCGGACTGCCGCTTCTCATCACTCCTTATGACGGACATGAAATGTATCTAAAAGAGGGTATAAACGGATGTTTGCTGCCTTGGGACCAGGAAGGGGTGGATGCCTGCCTTGCAGACTTTCTGCGTTCCGGCAGGCACTCCATGAAACCGGGTCCGGCCAGCAGCCTGAATGCCGCAGCTTATGCTGCCCGCCTGGATGAAATTTATACCGGCCTTCTTCAAGCCCGCGCATGA
- a CDS encoding D-sedoheptulose 7-phosphate isomerase, with amino-acid sequence MLQGHLDGHLATLKRLDECRDTLAAIAQAWVDALKNGKKVLFFGNGGSAADAQHLAAELCVRYRLNRRALAGLALTTDTSVLTAHSNDYGFETVFARQVEALAQPGDVVVGISTSGTSKNVVAGLKAAREAGCVVVSFTAENGADCAALAHHAYCVPTTVTAFAQECHLLAGHVLCEYVEAAFQD; translated from the coding sequence ATGCTTCAAGGCCACCTGGATGGCCACCTCGCCACGCTGAAACGTCTTGATGAATGCCGCGACACGCTCGCCGCCATCGCTCAGGCCTGGGTGGACGCGCTTAAAAATGGCAAAAAAGTCCTCTTTTTTGGCAACGGCGGCAGCGCTGCGGATGCCCAGCATCTGGCAGCCGAACTCTGCGTGCGTTACCGCCTGAACCGCCGTGCCCTCGCCGGCCTGGCTCTCACCACGGACACTTCCGTGCTCACCGCCCATAGCAATGACTACGGTTTTGAAACCGTCTTTGCCCGCCAAGTCGAGGCTCTTGCCCAGCCTGGCGATGTCGTCGTCGGCATCTCCACCTCCGGCACCAGCAAGAACGTCGTCGCCGGCCTGAAAGCCGCCCGTGAGGCCGGTTGCGTGGTCGTCTCCTTCACGGCGGAAAACGGGGCTGATTGCGCCGCGCTTGCCCATCACGCCTATTGCGTCCCCACGACCGTGACCGCCTTTGCTCAGGAGTGCCATTTGCTGGCCGGTCACGTGCTGTGTGAATACGTGGAAGCCGCGTTTCAGGATTGA
- a CDS encoding glycosyltransferase family 1 protein, with translation MTSAPRIHLAPAHPCMGWISMNRYWQALLLESAGDADVRSLFPEVPVESPASPRWVRLWVRRFAYPKLIRSKVKAGVMHLLDHSFADLLKKVPPGVKTVITVHDLIPLTEHSGLTASQQVRFARTVANVALADRVVCVSQHTRSEVRRLLHIPEEKLHVLPNGTSTLPAPEESMRQHLSGLPPFILTVGSSRPRKNLALLPPLARHLAAQGHRATLVRAGDRLDESLASEIRQHADLHELGGVSDAALAAAYATAALTLVPSTHEGFGLPVLEAMHAGCPVVHSLATSLPEVAGEAGLGFDPADAAQAAALCLQILTDPSLRQQKISAGLERAAEFTWKAHWQGLQKIYMELLQS, from the coding sequence ATGACCTCCGCACCGCGCATTCATCTGGCCCCGGCTCATCCCTGCATGGGCTGGATCAGCATGAACCGGTATTGGCAGGCTCTCCTTCTTGAGTCTGCCGGGGATGCAGATGTCCGGTCCTTGTTTCCTGAGGTGCCGGTGGAATCTCCCGCCAGCCCGCGTTGGGTGCGCCTGTGGGTGCGCCGCTTTGCCTATCCCAAGTTGATCCGTTCCAAGGTGAAAGCGGGGGTCATGCATTTGCTGGATCACAGTTTTGCGGACCTTTTAAAAAAGGTTCCTCCTGGCGTCAAAACCGTCATCACCGTGCATGATCTCATTCCCTTGACGGAACACTCAGGTCTCACCGCGTCCCAGCAGGTACGGTTTGCAAGGACCGTGGCCAACGTGGCGCTGGCGGACAGGGTGGTCTGTGTCTCGCAGCATACCCGGTCAGAGGTCAGGCGGCTGCTGCACATTCCGGAGGAAAAACTCCACGTCCTTCCCAACGGCACCTCCACCCTCCCCGCACCGGAGGAAAGCATGCGCCAGCATCTCAGCGGACTCCCGCCTTTCATCCTCACCGTCGGCAGTTCACGGCCGCGAAAAAATCTCGCTCTGCTGCCACCTCTGGCCCGGCATCTGGCGGCGCAAGGTCATCGTGCCACCTTGGTGCGGGCAGGCGACCGGCTGGACGAATCCCTCGCTTCCGAAATCCGCCAGCATGCGGACCTGCATGAGCTGGGGGGCGTCTCCGATGCCGCCCTGGCGGCTGCCTATGCAACGGCGGCCCTGACCCTGGTTCCTTCCACTCACGAAGGATTTGGCCTGCCCGTTTTGGAGGCCATGCACGCCGGCTGCCCTGTTGTCCACAGCCTGGCCACCAGTCTGCCGGAAGTGGCGGGAGAGGCAGGTCTCGGTTTCGACCCGGCCGATGCCGCCCAGGCTGCCGCGCTCTGCCTGCAAATCCTCACGGACCCGTCTTTGCGCCAGCAAAAGATCTCCGCCGGGCTGGAGCGGGCCGCAGAATTCACCTGGAAAGCCCACTGGCAGGGGCTGCAAAAAATCTATATGGAGTTGCTGCAATCATGA
- a CDS encoding flippase, whose product MILRNLSWLTVSQMVRLVTGLFVGAWLTRALGPEKNGLLGTALVISSLMGFTAELGLRQVLIKELSVRSEDAGLVFGTAARIMFFWGMVCFFIASAVAWWWGGVEMLIVGSILYSSLPLNAYLAVLSRWDAAQQAQRTARLGILANVLAAIARVICILAGADLRWAALTIVLEVVVSAAAAWRWSVKNGWASDLLAWDAQVARSLLRESLPLFLAHSGTLLLLRADQLMIYQLRGAAEAGVYAAATRLSEIVYAAGPLMIMTFMPVLTRTFHTDPARYHRQCAWLFGALSLVGYASILFWWLAGGVVVRILYGEAFEQAALVLLVHGIAAVPYLHGELRSAVLVIEKKTVWSIRCALAGLLINIGLNLWLVPVHGAVGAAWATAIAYTLVWLVASLILPALRPVGHQQFAGLTSPFWLAKDLRQWRVLMQ is encoded by the coding sequence ATGATTTTGCGGAATCTCTCCTGGCTCACGGTCTCGCAGATGGTGCGCCTGGTCACAGGCCTGTTTGTGGGAGCCTGGCTCACCCGTGCCCTGGGGCCGGAGAAAAACGGCCTGCTGGGCACCGCGTTGGTCATCAGCTCCCTCATGGGCTTCACGGCGGAGCTTGGTCTGCGCCAGGTGCTGATCAAAGAGCTGTCCGTCCGCAGCGAGGATGCCGGGCTGGTCTTTGGGACGGCGGCGCGCATCATGTTCTTCTGGGGCATGGTGTGTTTTTTCATCGCCTCGGCCGTGGCCTGGTGGTGGGGCGGGGTGGAGATGCTCATCGTCGGCAGTATTCTTTATTCATCCCTCCCTCTGAATGCCTACCTGGCCGTCCTTTCACGCTGGGATGCCGCCCAGCAGGCGCAGCGCACCGCCCGCCTTGGCATTTTAGCCAATGTGCTGGCCGCCATTGCACGGGTCATCTGTATCCTGGCAGGGGCGGATCTCCGCTGGGCTGCCTTGACCATAGTGCTGGAGGTGGTCGTCTCTGCGGCGGCCGCCTGGAGATGGTCGGTCAAAAATGGCTGGGCATCCGATCTCCTCGCCTGGGATGCCCAGGTGGCCCGTTCACTGCTTCGTGAATCACTGCCGCTTTTCCTGGCCCATTCAGGCACCCTGCTTTTGCTGCGCGCGGACCAGTTGATGATTTATCAGCTCCGTGGCGCGGCGGAAGCGGGGGTTTATGCCGCTGCTACCCGTCTTTCTGAAATCGTCTATGCCGCCGGACCTTTGATGATCATGACCTTCATGCCTGTCTTGACGCGTACCTTTCACACGGATCCCGCCCGTTATCACCGGCAGTGCGCGTGGTTGTTCGGTGCTCTGAGTCTGGTGGGGTATGCCTCCATCCTCTTCTGGTGGCTGGCGGGCGGGGTCGTGGTGCGGATTTTGTATGGTGAGGCTTTTGAGCAGGCCGCACTGGTCCTGCTTGTCCATGGCATCGCCGCCGTTCCCTATCTTCATGGAGAACTGCGCAGTGCCGTGCTGGTGATCGAAAAGAAGACCGTCTGGAGCATCCGTTGCGCGCTTGCAGGGCTGCTCATCAATATTGGCTTGAACCTTTGGCTGGTGCCCGTCCATGGAGCAGTTGGCGCCGCCTGGGCCACTGCCATTGCCTACACCTTGGTCTGGCTGGTGGCCTCCCTCATCCTGCCAGCCTTGAGGCCTGTCGGCCACCAGCAATTCGCCGGTCTGACCAGCCCTTTTTGGCTGGCAAAAGACCTCCGGCAGTGGAGGGTGCTCATGCAGTGA
- a CDS encoding glycosyltransferase family 9 protein: protein MKSDPLDLVNLRRIAIVRCCGLGDVAQMTPLLQQIRQDAPQAQVEVFLNDNVAPLLHGSVWVDKVHALPASDFASSGRDPLYKRLWRQVRRQGIFDALFCLDLSWSRSLYSRSVRAAWRIGFRTESWKPYFPFNFDVTVPLDYPRNADHTSLWFLRLWAGAADVKDHGFAADLRHLQDREGGRLARHIALVPRAGNELVPGDLKQWPLRHWPRLAEGLLAQKWIPVVLGREGDLDMKTMPAGTVDMLGKHNVTEVSRYISRCAGLIGNDSGLYHIALAMGIPAVGLFGPTAVARTGPFRAPHGLALNAPLACVPCCATTCKVPAEARDEKLRPFCLSSLAPETVCDRALEHFYRFNA from the coding sequence GTGAAATCAGACCCTCTGGACCTCGTCAATCTCCGCCGCATCGCCATCGTGCGCTGCTGTGGTTTGGGCGACGTGGCGCAGATGACCCCGCTCTTACAGCAGATCCGGCAGGATGCCCCTCAGGCCCAGGTGGAAGTCTTCTTGAATGATAATGTGGCCCCTTTGCTGCACGGCTCCGTCTGGGTGGACAAAGTCCATGCTTTACCCGCATCCGACTTTGCTTCTTCTGGCAGGGATCCATTGTATAAACGCCTCTGGCGGCAGGTTCGCAGGCAGGGAATCTTTGATGCTCTTTTCTGCCTGGATCTCTCCTGGTCCCGCAGCCTCTATTCCCGCTCTGTCCGTGCGGCTTGGCGTATCGGGTTCCGGACCGAGTCGTGGAAACCGTATTTTCCTTTCAACTTTGATGTCACGGTGCCGCTGGATTACCCGCGCAATGCCGATCATACCTCCCTTTGGTTTCTGCGTTTGTGGGCCGGGGCTGCGGATGTGAAGGATCATGGTTTTGCGGCGGATTTGCGGCATCTCCAGGATAGAGAAGGGGGCCGCCTGGCGCGTCACATCGCCCTCGTTCCCCGTGCGGGAAATGAACTGGTGCCCGGAGACCTGAAGCAATGGCCGCTGCGCCACTGGCCGCGGCTGGCGGAAGGCCTCCTGGCGCAGAAATGGATCCCCGTTGTTCTCGGTCGGGAAGGGGATCTCGACATGAAAACCATGCCCGCTGGCACGGTTGACATGCTGGGCAAACACAACGTCACGGAAGTCTCCCGTTACATCTCCCGCTGTGCCGGACTCATTGGCAATGACTCTGGGTTATACCACATTGCCCTGGCCATGGGCATACCTGCCGTTGGTTTGTTTGGCCCCACGGCGGTGGCGCGCACCGGGCCTTTCCGCGCGCCTCACGGCCTGGCTCTCAACGCACCGCTGGCCTGCGTGCCCTGCTGTGCGACGACCTGCAAAGTCCCGGCTGAAGCACGCGATGAAAAGCTCCGGCCCTTCTGTCTTTCCTCGCTTGCACCGGAAACGGTGTGTGATCGTGCCCTGGAGCATTTTTACAGGTTCAACGCATGA
- a CDS encoding class I SAM-dependent methyltransferase encodes MSLLRSMARRWLFTFNTIRYRVEWPRIEQALLAHVPLRGVLFDGGAGSGEFVRRCIELGFDEAIALEYDEENYARLQANAGRLPQVRTMRESLLDIPLPDASVDVVLSTQVLEHITNHERAAAELCRILKPGGFAVITVPRPPEPFPNADHMREGYTEEELTALFAPYGMKTITHDWFLTRDTVDRMLSCARLPVRGMFVPVVLVDGETHLSPKERRALRPYGLLTVFQKAA; translated from the coding sequence ATGTCGCTGCTCCGCTCCATGGCCCGCCGCTGGCTGTTTACCTTTAACACCATCCGCTACCGTGTGGAATGGCCCCGGATCGAGCAGGCGCTCCTGGCTCATGTACCCCTGCGCGGAGTCCTCTTTGATGGCGGTGCGGGATCGGGTGAGTTTGTCCGCCGCTGCATTGAACTGGGTTTTGATGAAGCCATTGCCCTGGAATACGATGAGGAGAACTATGCCCGTCTGCAGGCCAATGCCGGCCGCCTCCCGCAGGTGCGCACGATGCGTGAATCGCTGCTGGATATCCCCTTGCCGGATGCTTCGGTGGACGTTGTCCTTTCCACCCAGGTGCTGGAGCACATCACGAATCACGAACGCGCAGCGGCTGAGCTGTGCCGCATTCTCAAACCCGGCGGATTTGCTGTGATCACCGTGCCACGGCCGCCGGAGCCCTTTCCCAATGCGGACCACATGCGGGAAGGTTATACCGAAGAGGAGCTGACCGCCCTGTTTGCCCCCTATGGCATGAAGACGATCACCCATGACTGGTTCCTCACCCGGGATACCGTGGACCGGATGCTGAGCTGCGCCCGGCTGCCTGTGCGTGGTATGTTTGTGCCTGTGGTGTTGGTGGACGGAGAGACCCACCTGTCTCCCAAGGAACGCCGCGCCCTGCGTCCTTATGGGCTGTTGACTGTGTTTCAAAAAGCAGCCTGA